One Prunus dulcis chromosome 8, ALMONDv2, whole genome shotgun sequence DNA window includes the following coding sequences:
- the LOC117636488 gene encoding scopoletin glucosyltransferase-like → MASQNRELHVFLFPFMAHGHMIPVSDMAKLFAAQGVKTTIITTTLNAPTFSKATRSRKTNSGGCGIEIEIKTIKFPSQEAGLPEGCENLDSLPTPELAGNFFKAIGLLQAPLEQLLLEDQPTCLVADMFFPWATDAAAKFGIPRLVFHGTSFFALAASDCVGRYEPFKNTSSDSEPFVIPNLPGLIKMKRAQVPDFIVDNIENDLSRLLKQSKEAEVRSYGIVVNSFYELEPVYADYYRKVLGKKAWHIGPLSLCNRDNEEKAYRGKEASIDEHECLKWLDSKKPNSVVYVCFGSVVKFNNSQLKDIALGLEASGLEFIWVVRKGKDDDDDVGKEDWLPEGFEERMEGKGLIIRGWAPQVLILDHGAVGGFVTHCGWNSTLEGIAAGLPMVTWPVAAEQFYNEKLVTQVLKIGVGVGAQKWVRVVGDSVKKEAIEKAVTQMMVGEEAEEMRNRARVLAEQARRANEKGGSSHSDLNALIEELSSQS, encoded by the coding sequence ATGGCTAGCCAAAACCGAGAGTTGCATGTATTCTTGTTCCCTTTCATGGCTCATGGGCACATGATACCAGTCTCAGACATGGCCAAGCTATTTGCAGCTCAAGGAGTGAAGACAACGATAATCACAACCACTCTAAACGCCCCAACATTCTCTAAAGCCACCCGATCAAGAAAAACCAACTCCGGCGGCTGCGGCATCGAAATCGAAATCAAAACCATCAAGTTCCCTTCTCAAGAGGCTGGGCTGCCAGAAGGGTGTGAGAATCTGGACTCACTCCCCACACCTGAATTAGCCGGTAATTTCTTCAAAGCAATAGGCTTGCTCCAAGCACCACTCGAACAGCTTCTGCTTGAAGACCAGCCAACTTGCCTTGTGGCGGACATGTTTTTTCCTTGGGCAACTGATGCCGCTGCAAAATTTGGCATTCCAAGGCTGGTTTTTCATGGGACTAGTTTCTTTGCTTTGGCTGCATCAGATTGTGTGGGGCGATATGAGCCTTTCAAGAACACTTCATCTGATTCAGAACCCTTTGTGATTCCTAATCTTCCAGGGTTGATCAAGATGAAAAGAGCCCAGGTGCCTGATTTTATTGTGGACAATATTGAAAATGACTTGAGCCGGTTGCTGAAACAGTCCAAGGAAGCTGAGGTAAGGAGCTATGGGATTGTTGTCAACAGTTTCTATGAGCTTGAACCAGTTTATGCAGATTATTACAGAAAGGTTTTGGGAAAGAAGGCATGGCATATTGGTCCTCTTTCTCTGTGTAACAGGGACAATGAAGAAAAAGCATACAGGGGAAAGGAAGCCTCCATTGATGAGCATGAATGTTTGAAGTGGCTTGATTCAAAGAAACCCAATTCAGTTGTTTATGTTTGCTTTGGGAGTGTGGTCAAATTCAATAATTCTCAGCTGAAGGACATAGCACTTGGGCTTGAGGCTTCTGGGCTAGAATTCATTTGGGTTGTGAGGAAAGGcaaagatgatgatgatgatgtgggCAAAGAGGATTGGTTGCCTGAAGGGTTTGAAGAGAGGATGGAAGGAAAAGGGCTAATCATAAGAGGGTGGGCTCCACAAGTCCTGATTCTTGATCATGGTGCTGTTGGGGGTTTTGTGACTCATTGTGGGTGGAATTCCACATTGGAAGGAATTGCTGCTGGGCTGCCTATGGTTACATGGCCAGTGGCTGCAGAGCAATTTTACAATGAGAAGCTGGTGACCCAAGTGCTGAAAATTGGAGTTGGTGTTGGTGCTCAGAAGTGGGTTAGGGTTGTCGGAGATAGTGTGAAGAAGGAAGCTATTGAGAAAGCTGTAACTCAGATGATGGTTGGTGAAGAAGCAGAGGAAATGAGAAACAGAGCCAGGGTACTGGCAGAGCAGGCAAGGAGGGCTAATGAAAAAGGAGGTTCATCACATTCTGATTTAAACGCTTTAATTGAAGAGTTGAGTTCTCAAAGTTAA
- the LOC117636489 gene encoding scopoletin glucosyltransferase-like, which produces MCSQNRDFHVFLFPFMAHGHMIPVSDMAKLFAAQGVKTTIITTPLNAPTFSKATRSSKTNSGGIEIEIKTIKFPSQEAGLPEGCENLDSLPPTPVLADSFFKAAGLLQEPLERLLLEDQPTCLVADMFFPWATDAAAKFGIPRLVFHGTSFFALAASDCVRRYEPFKNISSDSEPFVIPDLPGEIKMTRAQVPGFIKDNIENDLTRLLKQSKEAEVRSYGIVVNSFYELEPVYADYYRKVLGKKAWHIGPLSLCNRENEEKAYRGKEASIDEHECLKWLDSKKPNSVVYVCFGSVAKFNNSQLKEIAIGLEASGVDFIWVVRKGKDDDDVGKEDWLPEGFEEMMEGKGLIIRGWAPQVLILDHGAVGGFVTHCGWNSTLEGIAAGLPMVTWPVSAEQFYNEKLVTQVLKIGVGVGTQKWIRVVGDSVKNEAIEKAVTQIMVGEEAEKMRSRAKGLAEQARRAIETGGSSHSDLNALIEELMSSHS; this is translated from the coding sequence ATGTGCAGTCAAAACCGAGATTTCCATGTATTCTTGTTCCCCTTCATGGCTCATGGCCATATGATTCCAGTCTCAGACATGGCCAAGCTATTTGCAGCACAAGGAGTGAAGACAACCATAATCACAACCCCTCTAAACGCCCCAACATTCTCTAAAGCCACCCGATCAAGCAAAACCAACTCCGGCGGCATCGAAATCGAAATCAAAACCATCAAGTTCCCTTCTCAAGAGGCTGGGCTGCCAGAAGGGTGTGAGAATCTGGACTCACTCCCCCCCACACCAGTATTAGCAGATAGTTTCTTCAAAGCAGCGGGCTTGCTCCAGGAACCGCTCGAACGGCTTCTACTTGAAGACCAACCGACTTGCCTTGTGGCTGACATGTTTTTTCCTTGGGCAACTGATGCCGCTGCAAAATTTGGCATACCGAGACTAGTTTTTCATGGGACTAGTTTCTTTGCTTTGGCTGCATCAGATTGTGTGAGGCGATATGAGCCTTTCAAGAACATTTCATCTGATTCAGAACCCTTTGTGATTCCTGATCTTCCAGGGGAGATCAAGATGACAAGAGCCCAGGTGCCTGGTTTTATTAAGGACAATATTGAAAATGACTTGACCCGGTTGCTGAAACAGTCCAAGGAAGCTGAGGTGAGGAGCTATGGGATTGTTGTCAACAGTTTCTATGAGCTTGAACCAGTTTATGCCGATTATTACAGGAAGGTGTTGGGGAAGAAGGCATGGCATATTGGTCCTCTTTCTCTGTGCAACagggaaaatgaagaaaaagcaTACAGGGGAAAGGAAGCATCCATTGATGAGCATGAATGTTTGAAGTGGCTTGATTCAAAGAAACCCAATTCAGTTGTTTATGTTTGCTTTGGGAGTGTGGCTAAGTTCAACAATTCTCAGCTGAAGGAGATTGCAATTGGGCTTGAAGCCTCTGGGGTGGATTTCATTTGGGTTGTGAGGAAAGGCAAAGATGATGATGACGTGGGCAAAGAGGATTGGTTGCCTGAAGGGTTTGAAGAGATGATGGAAGGAAAAGGGCTAATCATAAGAGGGTGGGCTCCACAAGTCCTGATTCTTGATCATGGGGCTGTTGGTGGTTTTGTGACTCATTGTGGGTGGAATTCAACATTGGAAGGAATTGCTGCTGGGTTGCCTATGGTGACATGGCCGGTGTCTGCAGAGCAATTTTACAATGAGAAGTTGGTGACCCAAGTGCTGAAAATTGGAGTTGGTGTTGGTACTCAGAAATGGATTAGAGTTGTGGGGGATAGCGTGAAGAACGAAGCTATTGAGAAAGCTGTGACTCAGATTATGGTGGGAGAAGAAgcagagaaaatgagaagCAGAGCCAAGGGACTAGCAGAGCAAGCAAGGAGGGCTATTGAAACAGGAGGATCATCCCATTCTGATTTGAATGCTCTCATTGAAGAGCTGATGAGTTCCCATAGTTAA
- the LOC117638510 gene encoding UDP-glucose flavonoid 3-O-glucosyltransferase 7-like translates to METKPHQKLHILFFPYMAQGHIIPLIDIAKLFASHGVKATLITTALNAPLFSKAIQSSKNLGFENEILVIQFPAIEVGLPQGFEITSMATTHEMREKFFKATFLLEPQIEQILDQHRPHCLVADSLFPWATDVAAKFGIPRLIFHGPGFFPLCAATIVILQEPQKKVSSDSDVFTIPNLPVEIKMTRNQVPTMLEKNADTILSKLFKESRECEERSYGIIVNTFYELEPAFADHYRRVFGRKAWHIGPVSLCNKAVGNKTEIRGMEASFDEHECLNWLNTKKINTVVYIRFGSLTNFSDPQLLEIALGLEAYGQEFIWVVKEEKKEKEEWLPEGFEQRMEGKGLIIRGCAPQVLILEHQAIGGFVTHCGWNSILEGVSSVVPMITWPVSAEQFYNEKLVTEILRIGVAVGSEKWASLVDVKKEASVERDAIEKAVAQVMVGDEAEEMRSRARGLRELARRDIEKGGSSYSDLNALIEELRSQFYNEKLVNEILRTGVSFGAQQWAEFVEVEKKASVKREA, encoded by the exons ATGGAAACTAAACCCCATCAGAAGCTTCACATTTTATTCTTTCCATATATGGCTCAAGGCCATATCATTCCCCTCATAGACATTGCCAAACTATTTGCTTCTCATGGTGTAAAAGCCACCTTAATAACCACTGCTCTCAATGCACCACTCTTCTCCAAAGCAATCCAAAGCAgcaaaaatttggggtttgagAATGAAATTCTTGTCATCCAATTTCCAGCTATTGAAGTTGGGTTGCCTCAAGGATTTGAGATTACTAGCATGGCTACGACCCatgagatgagagaaaaaTTCTTCAAAGCTACCTTCCTGCTTGAGCCACAGATTGAGCAGATTTTAGACCAACACCGCCCTCACTGCCTCGTTGCCGATTCATTGTTTCCTTGGGCTACAGACGTTGCTGCCAAGTTTGGAATTCCTAGGCTCATATTTCATGGACCTGGTTTTTTCCCTTTGTGTGCTGCAACCATTGTCATATTGCAGGAGCCTCAAAAGAAGGTATCATCTGATTCAGACGTTTTTACTATTCCTAATCTCCCGGTTGAGATCAAGATGACACGAAACCAAGTACCAACTATGTTGGAGAAAAATGCTGATACAATTTTGTCCAAGTTGTTCAAAGAATCCAGAGAGTGTGAGGAAAGGAGTTATGGTATTATTGTTAATACTTTCTATGAACTTGAGCCAGCTTTTGCAGATCATTACAGGAGGGTGTTTGGGAGGAAGGCGTGGCATATAGGCCCGGTTTCCTTATGCAACAAGGCAGTAGGGAATAAAACAGAGATAAGGGGAATGGAAGCCTCCTTTGATGAACATGAGTGCTTGAATTGGCTCAATACTAAGAAAATCAACACAGTTGTTTACATACGTTTTGGAAGCCTGACCAATTTCAGTGATCCTCAGCTCCTTGAAATTGCTTTGGGGCTTGAGGCTTATGGGCAGGAATTCATTTGGGTTgtgaaggaagaaaagaaagaaaaggaagagtgGTTGCCTGAAGGGTTTGAACAGAGAATGGAAGGCAAGGGACTAATTATAAGAGGTTGTGCTCCACAGGTGCTGATTCTGGAGCATCAAGCAATTGGAGGCTTTGTAACTCACTGTGGGTGGAACTCTATCCTTGAAGGAGTGTCTTCTGTGGTGCCAATGATAACATGGCCCGTGTCTGCCGAGCAGTTTTACAATGAGAAGTTGGTGACTGAGATACTGAGAATTGGGGTTGCTGTTGGTTCTGAAAAATGGGCTTCATTAGTAGATGTGAAGAAGGAAGCCAGTGTGGAGAGGGACGCCATAGAGAAGGCTGTGGCTCAAGTCATGGTGGGTGATGAAGCAGAGGAAATGAGAAGCAGAGCCAGGGGACTAAGAGAGCTGGCAAGGAGGGATATTGAAAAAGGAGGATCATCATACTCTGATTTGAATGCCCTAATTGAAGAACTGAGGTCCCAA TTTTACAATGAGAAGTTGGTGAATGAGATTCTTAGAACTGGAGTTTCTTTTGGTGCTCAACAATGGGCTGAATTTGTAGAGGTGGAGAAGAAAGCCAGTGTGAAGAGGGAAGCCTAG
- the LOC117638085 gene encoding UDP-glucose flavonoid 3-O-glucosyltransferase 7-like yields METKSHEQLHIFFFPYMAQGHSIPLIDIAKLFASRGVKSTLITTPLNAPLLSKAIQSSKNLGFDIEILVIIFPTEEVGLPPGCEIASMTTTHEMKEKFFKATFLLEPQIEQILDQHRPHCLVADSLFPWATYVAAKFGIPRLIFHGPGFFPLCAILGVKLYEPHWKVSSDSEVFTIPNLPVEIKMKRNQVPMVFEQNANLILSKLLKESRECEERSYGIIVNTFYELEPAFADHYRKVLGRKAWHIGPVSLCNKAAGYETEIRGMEASLDEHECLNWLNTKKHNSVIYICFGSMTNFSDPQLLEIALGLEASGMEFIWVLRREKKEKEEWLPEGFEQRMEGKGLIIRGWAPQVLILEHEAIGGFVSHCGWNSILEGVSSGVPMITWPVSAEQFYNEKLATEILRIGVAVGSQKWASLVDVKKEASVKRDAIEKAVARVMVGDEAEEMRSRARALGEMARRSVEEGGSSFSDLTALIEELRSL; encoded by the coding sequence ATGGAAACAAAATCCCATGAGCAGCttcacattttcttctttccatatATGGCTCAAGGCCACAGCATACCTCTCATAGACATAGCCAAATTATTTGCTTCTCGTGGTGTAAAATCCACCTTAATAACCACTCCTCTCAATGCaccacttttgtcaaaagCAATCCAAAGCAgcaaaaatttgggatttGACATTGAAATTCTTGTCATCATATTCCCAACTGAAGAAGTTGGGTTGCCTCCGGGATGTGAGATTGCTAGCATGACTACAACTCATGAGATGAAGGAGAAGTTCTTCAAAGCTACCTTCCTGCTTGAGCCACAGATTGAGCAGATTTTAGACCAACACCGACCTCACTGCCTCGTTGCTGATTCATTGTTTCCTTGGGCCACATATGTTGCTGCCAAGTTCGGAATTCCAAGGCTCATATTTCATGGACCTGGTTTTTTCCCTTTGTGTGCTATACTTGGTGTGAAATTGTATGAACCTCACTGGAAGGTATCATCTGATTCAGAAGTTTTTACTATTCCTAATCTCCCGGTTGAGATCAAGATGAAACGAAACCAAGTACCGATGGTGTTTGAGCAAAATGCTAATCTAATCTTGTCCAAGTTGTTAAAAGAATCCAGGGAGTGTGAGGAAAGGAGCTATGGGATTATAGTTAACACTTTCTATGAACTTGAGCCAGCCTTTGCAGACCATTACAGGAAGGTGTTGGGGAGGAAGGCATGGCATATAGGCCCGGTTTCCTTATGCAACAAGGCAGCAGGGTATGAAACAGAGATAAGGGGAATGGAAGCCTCCCTTGATGAACATGAGTGCTTGAATTGGCTCAATACTAAGAAACACAATTCAGTTATTTACATATGTTTTGGAAGCATGACCAATTTCAGTGATCCTCAGCTCCTTGAAATTGCTTTGGGGCTTGAGGCTTCTGGGATGGAATTCATTTGGGTTCTgaggagagaaaagaaagaaaaggaagagtgGTTGCCTGAAGGGTTTGAACAGAGAATGGAAGGTAAGGGACTAATTATAAGAGGTTGGGCTCCACAAGTGCTGATTCTGGAGCATGAAGCAATTGGAGGGTTTGTGTCTCATTGTGGGTGGAACTCTATACTTGAAGGAGTGTCCTCTGGGGTGCCAATGATCACATGGCCGGTGTCCGCCGAGCAGTTTTACAATGAGAAGTTGGCGACTGAGATACTAAGAATTGGTGTTGCCGTTGGTTCTCAAAAATGGGCTTCATTAGTAGATGTGAAGAAGGAAGCCAGTGTGAAGAGGGACGCCATAGAAAAGGCTGTGGCTCGAGTCATGGTGGGTGATGAAGCAGAGGAAATGAGAAGCAGAGCAAGGGCACTGGGGGAGATGGCAAGGAGGTCTGTTGAAGAAGGTGGTTCATCATTCTCAGATTTAACTGCTCTAATTGAAGAGTTGAGATCCCTTTGA
- the LOC117638511 gene encoding uncharacterized protein LOC117638511: METKSHEQLHIFFFPYMAQGHSIPLIDIAKIFASHGVKSTLITTPLNAPLFSKAIQSSKELGFKIELIVIRFPTEEVGLPPGCESTNLATTNEMKEKFFRATTLLRPQLEQILDQQRPHCLLADALFPWATDVAAKFGIPRLIFHGTGFFPLCASLSVILYEPHLKVSSDSEVFTLPNFPVEIKLTGSQIPAFLKKKVETEFTKLFEASKACEERSYGVIVNSFYELEPVYADHYRKVFGRKAWHIGPVSLCNKATLDKAEMRGMEASLDEHECLNWLNSKKPNSVVYICFGSMTNFSDPQLFEIALGLEASGREFIWVVKKEKKEKEEWLPEGFEKRMEGKGLIIRGWAPQVLILEHEAIGGFVTHCGWNSILEGVSSGVPMITWPVSAEQFYNEKLLTEILRIGVAVGVQQWATFVDVKQEASVKREAIKKAVTEIMVGDEAEEIRSRAKALREMARRAVEEGGSSFSDLTALIEELKSLRANPNAKLEASMHREDDTSLGPLRFSEALSQFNLFSNHNHHLDNMDIKSKQSHIFLFPYMAPGHMIPTIAMAKLFASRGIKTTIISTPQNVAAFSKTIERSKASGFEIGVLLLKFPSVEVGLPEGCECGHMVETLEELQKFLKATSLLDQQLEKLLEEHQPNCLVADNCFPWTTDLAAKFGIPRLVFHGINFISLCISQHLIKMDFSTLLKSDSEPLVIPDLPDEIKLAGTQIPNFLKQETELRKFLESTAETERRSYGVVVNSFYELEPLYADHYRKFLGIKAWHIGPTFLCNKDTYASLDEHECLKWLNSKTPNSVVYVSFGSVIKFDDAQLLEIALGLEASGQQFIWVVKKEKSDEENKEDWLPEGFEKRVEGRGLVIRGWAPQVPILEHQAVGGFVTHCGWNSVIEAVSAGVPMATWPAFSDQFYNEKLVTQILGIGIGVGVQKWERFGGEKVGKRNIEKVVTQIMVGEKAEEMRSRAKRLGEMARKSVEEGGSSYKDLNALIQELGLHSTAPN, encoded by the exons ATGGAAACAAAATCCCATGAGCAGCttcacattttcttctttccatatATGGCTCAAGGCCACAGCATACCTCTCATAGACATAGCCAAAATATTTGCTTCTCATGGAGTAAAATCCACCCTAATAACCACTCCTCTCAATGCACCACTTTTCTCAAAAGCAATCCAAAGCAGCAAAGAATTGGGGTTCAAAATTGAGCTTATTGTCATCAGATTCCCAACTGAAGAAGTTGGGCTGCCTCCGGGATGTGAAAGCACTAACTTGGCTACAACCAATGAGATGAAGGAAAAGTTCTTCAGAGCTACCACCCTTCTCCGGCCACAGCTTGAGCAGATTTTGGACCAACAGCGCCCTCACTGCCTCCTTGCAGACGCTTTATTTCCTTGGGCCACAGATGTTGCTGCCAAGTTTGGTATTCCAAGGCTCATATTTCATGGCACTGGTTTCTTCCCTTTATGTGCTTCACTTAGTGTGATATTGTATGAGCCTCACTTGAAGGTTTCATCTGATTCAGAAGTATTTACTCTTCCTAATTTCCCAGTTGAGATCAAGCTGACAGGAAGCCAAATACCGGCTTTTCTCAAGAAAAAGGTTGAAACAGAATTCACCAAGTTGTTTGAAGCATCCAAAGCCTGTGAGGAAAGGAGCTATGGGGTTATTGTTAACAGCTTCTATGAACTTGAACCAGTTTATGCAGATCATTATAGGAAGGTGTTTGGGAGGAAGGCATGGCATATAGGCCCGGTTTCGTTATGTAACAAGGCAACCTTGGATAAAGCAGAGATGAGGGGAATGGAAGCCTCCCTTGATGAACATGAGTGCTTGAATTGGCTTAATTCTAAGAAACCCAATTCAGTTGTTTACATATGTTTTGGAAGCATGACCAATTTCAGTGATCCTCAGCTCTTTGAAATTGCATTGGGGCTTGAGGCAAGTGGGAGGGAATTCATTTGGGttgtgaagaaagaaaagaaggaaaaggaagagtgGTTGCCTGAAGGGTTTGAAAAGAGAATGGAAGGTAAGGGACTAATTATAAGAGGTTGGGCTCCACAAGTGCTGATTCTTGAGCATGAAGCAATTGGAGGCTTTGTGACTCACTGTGGGTGGAACTCTATCCTTGAAGGAGTTTCCTCTGGGGTGCCAATGATCACATGGCCCGTGTCCGCCGAACAGTTTTACAATGAGAAGTTGTTGACTGAGATACTGAGAATTGGGGTTGCTGTTGGTGTTCAACAGTGGGCTACATTTGTAGATGTGAAGCAGGAAGCCAGTGTGAAGAGAGAGGCCATAAAGAAGGCTGTGACTGAAATCATGGTTGGTGATGAAGCAGAGGAAATCAGAAGCAGAGCCAAGGCGCTTCGAGAGATGGCAAGGAGGGCTGTTGAAGAAGGTGGTTCATCTTTCTCAGATTTAACTGCACTTATTGAAGAGTTGAAGTCCCTTAGAGCT AATCCTAATGCAAAACTGGAGGCATCTATGCATCGGGAAGACGATACAAGTCTTGGCCCTTTAAGATTCAG TGAAGCCTTATCTCAGTTCAATCTCTTCTCCAATCATAACCATCATTTGGATAATATGGATATCAAATCCAAGCAAtctcacatttttttattcCCTTATATGGCACCTGGCCACATGATACCAACCATAGCCATGGCCAAACTATTTGCTTCAAGAGGCATCAAAACAACCATAATTTCTACTCCTCAAAACGTTGCCGCCTTCTCCAAAACAATTGAAAGAAGCAAGGCTTCGGGTTTCGAGATCGGAGTTCTTCTTCTCAAATTCCCTTCTGTAGAGGTTGGATTGCCAGAAGGCTGTGAGTGTGGTCACATGGTTGAAACACTGGAAGAGCTCCAGAAGTTCTTGAAGGCCACCTCCTTACTTGATCAACAACTTGAGAAGCTCCTTGAAGAACACCAACCCAACTGCCTTGTGGCTGATAATTGCTTTCCATGGACAACTGATCTTGCTGCCAAATTTGGAATTCCAAGGCTTGTTTTCCATGGAATAAATTTCATCTCTTTATGTATTTCACAGCATTTGATCAAGATGGACTTTTCAACATTATTGAAGTCTGATTCTGAGCCTCTAGTAATTCCTGATTTACCAGATGAGATCAAGCTTGCAGGAACCCAGATACCAAATTTCCTCAAACAAGAAACCGAGTTGAGAAAATTTTTAGAATCGACAGCAGAAACAGAGAGGAGGAGTTACGGGGTGGTTGTTAACAGCTTCTATGAGCTTGAGCCACTCTATGCTGACCATTATAGGAAGTTCTTGGGAATCAAGGCTTGGCATATTGGTCCCACATTTTTATGCAATAAGGACACTTATGCCTCCCTAGATGAACATGAATGTTTGAAGTGGCTAAATTCCAAGACACCCAATTCAGTAGTTTATGTGAGCTTTGGAAGTGTGATCAAATTTGATGATGCTCAGCTCCTTGAAATTGCACTGGGTCTTGAGGCTTCTGGGCAGCAGTTCATTTGGGTtgtcaagaaagaaaagagtgatgaagaaaataaagaggaCTGGTTGCCTGAAGGGTTTGAGAAGAGAGTGGAAGGCAGAGGACTTGTTATAAGAGGGTGGGCTCCACAGGTGCCAATTCTTGAACACCAAGCAGTTGGAGGCTTTGTGACTCATTGTGGATGGAACTCAGTGATTGAAGCAGTGTCTGCTGGGGTGCCAATGGCCACTTGGCCAGCTTTTTCTGATCAGTTTTATAATGAAAAGTTGGTGACTCAAATACTTGGGATTGGGATTGGGGTAGGTGTTCAAAAATGGGAAAGATTTGGAGGGGAAAAAGTGGGGAAGAGAAACATAGAGAAGGTAGTGACACAGATTATGGTGGGGGAGAAAGCAGAGGAAATGAGAAGCAGAGCCAAGAGGCTTGGGGAAATGGCAAGAAAGAGTGTGGAGGAAGGTGGATCATCTTACAAGGATTTGAATGCCTTGATTCAAGAATTGGGACTCCATAGCACTGCTCCTAACTAA
- the LOC117638512 gene encoding UDP-glucose flavonoid 3-O-glucosyltransferase 7-like → MDQKTIQPHIFFFPYMSHGHMIPTIDMAKLFASKGIKTTIISTPHNLSLFSKAIERSKLSGFEIGVIALKFPAVEVGLPEGCESAHMVETQEEFQKFLKATTLLDQQLEQLLKYHQPNCLVADIVFPWATDVAAKFGIPRLVFHGTNFISSCVSHHLMKMDLSIVSDSEPLVIPNLPHEHKLAGNQIPDFMKQESELGSFAKAASESEWKSHGVLVNSFYELEPAYADHYRNFLGIKAWHIGPTFLCNKEIEDKANRGPKASLDEHECLKWLSSKEPNSVIYMSFGSVVKFDDAQLLEIALGLEASGQQFIWVVKKEKSDQENKEDWLPEGFEDRVEGRGLVIRGWAPQVPILEHQATGGFVTHCGWNSTMEAVTAGVPMATWPAFADQFYNEKLVTEILGIGVRVVEGAKKWARFGGDRVKKVNIEKAVTEVMVGEKAEEMRSRAKVLGEMARKSVEEGGSSYKDLNALIQELVLHRIAPPQS, encoded by the coding sequence ATGGATCAAAAAACCATCCAGCCtcacattttcttctttccctaTATGAGTCACGGCCACATGATACCAACCATAGACATGGCCAAACTATTTGCTTCCAAAGGCATCAAAACAACCATAATTTCCACTCCTCATAATTTGTCCCTCTTCTCCAAAGCAATTGAAAGAAGCAAACTTTCGGGTTTCGAAATCGGAGTTATTGCTCTCAAATTCCCAGCTGTGGAGGTTGGGTTGCCAGAAGGGTGTGAGAGTGCTCACATGGTAGAAACACAGGAAGAGTTCCAAAAATTCTTGAAGGCCACAACTTTGCTTGATCAACAACTTGAGCAGCTCCTCAAATATCACCAACCCAATTGCCTTGTGGCTGACATAGTTTTCCCATGGGCAACTGATGTTGCTGCTAAATTTGGAATTCCAAGGCTTGTTTTCCATGGAACGAATTTCATCTCTTCATGTGTTTCACACCATTTGATGAAAATGGACCTTTCCATAGTGTCTGATTCTGAACCTCTTGTCATTCCCAACTTACCGCATGAGCACAAGCTTGCAGGAAACCAAATACCAGATTTCATGAAACAAGAATCTGAGTTGGGAAGTTTTGCCAAAGCAGCTTCAGAATCTGAGTGGAAGAGCCATGGGGTTCTTGTTAACAGCTTCTATGAGCTTGAACCAGCTTATGCTGACCATTACAGGAACTTTTTGGGAATCAAGGCTTGGCATATTGGACCTACTTTTTTATGCAATAAGGAGATTGAAGATAAGGCAAACAGAGGACCCAAAGCGTCCTTAGATGAACATGAATGCTTGAAGTGGCTAAGTTCTAAGGAACCCAATTCAGTAATTTATATGAGCTTTGGAAGTGTGGTGAAGTTTGATGATGCTCAGCTCCTTGAGATTGCATTGGGTCTTGAGGCTTCAGGGCAGCAATTCATTTGGGtagtgaaaaaagaaaagagtgatcaagaaaataaagaagactGGTTGCCTGAAGGGTTTGAGGACAGAGTTGAAGGCAGAGGACTTGTTATAAGAGGATGGGCTCCACAGGTGCCAATTCTTGAGCACCAAGCAACAGGAGGCTTTGTGACTCATTGTGGATGGAACTCCACCATGGAAGCAGTGACTGCCGGTGTGCCAATGGCCACGTGGCCTGCGTTCGCCGATCAGTTTTACAACGAAAAATTGGTGACTGAAATACTTGGAATTGGGGTTAGAGTGGTTGAGGGTGCTAAAAAATGGGCTAGGTTTGGAGGGGATAGAGTGAAGAAGGTAAATATAGAGAAGGCTGTGACAGAGGTTATGGTTGGTGAAAAGGCTGAGGAAATGAGAAGCAGAGCCAAGGTGCTTGGGGAAATGGCAAGAAAGAGTGTGGAGGAAGGTGGATCATCTTACAAGGATTTGAATGCCTTGATTCAAGAATTGGTGCTCCATAGAATTGCCCCTCCTCAGTCCTAA